The genomic segment ACCCGGGAGGCCCTCGAGCGCTGTCTGGCCGAGGTGGAGTCGGGGGCGAGCGCCGCCGCCTTCGGCTCGGGTACGGCCGCGACGAGCGCGATCTTCCAGGCGCTCCGGCCGGGCGACCACGTCATCGCGCCCGGCGACGTCTATCACGGCACCGCGCGCCTGCTACGCGAGCACTTCGCGCCCTGGGGCCTCCAGGCCACCTTCGTCGACATGACCGACGCCGCCCAGGTCGCCGGGGCCCTGCAGCCGAACACGCGGCTGGTCTGGATCGAGACGCCTTCCAATCCCATGCTGCGGATCACCGACATCGCGGCCGTCGTCGAGATCGCGCGGCGGGCCGGCGCTCTCACGGTGTGCGACAACACCATCGGCACGCCCGTCCTCCAGCATCCGCTGGAGCACGGCGTCGACCTCGTGCACCACGCGACGACGAAGTACCTGGCCGGCCACAGCGATGTCATGGGCGGCGCCGTGATCGCCAGGCGACGGGAGGGCGTGTTCGAGTCGATCAGGAAGGTCCAGGTCAGCGGCGGCGCGATCCCGTCCCCCTTCGACTGCTGGCTGATCTTGAGATCGATTCGCACGCTGCCCTACCGCGTGCGCGCCCAGTCGGCCCACGCGCTGGCCGTCGCCCGATTCCTCGCCGGCCATCGCCGCGTCGCCGCCGTCCACTATCCGGGGCTCCCGACCCATCCCGGCCACGCCCTGGCCGCGCGCCAGATGGCGGGCTTCGGCGGGTTGCTGTCGTTCCAGGTCGAGGGCGACGGCGCGACGGCGCTGACGGTGGCGGCCAAGCTGCGGCTCGTCACCCGCGCGACGAGCTACGGCGGCGTCGAGAGCCTCATCGAGCACCGCGCGTCCATCGAGGGGCCAGAGAGCCGGACGCCCCAGAATCTCCTGCGCCTGTCGATCGGCCTGGAGCATCCGGACGACCTGATCGAGGACCTCGCCCAGGCGCTGGGGTAGGCCAGTCGGAGGGGGCCTCGAGGGCCCCCTCCGAGGCCTCCCCCCGGGGAAGGATGGCGCGGGCGAAGCCCGCGCTCGAACGGTGGTAACTCCGGCGCACCCGCTCAGCACCCAGAAGTTTTCGAGCTCTTCGTACGCGACCTCGCGCCCGTAGGCGCTGAACATAGTGTCCAACTCCTGCCGCGTGTAGAAGTTCTTGATGATCTCGAAGCGCCCCCCGCTGGACAATCTCCGCCGCTCGTAGCGGTTGCCCGCCTCATCCGTCCGGCTCGTCGGCACGGGTCTTTCTTCGGCCCTACCGGCGCTGGCGCACCTCGGGGTTGAGCGCCCGGGGCGGGACCTTCCCGTCGAGGTACATCTCGATGTTCTCGACGGCCTGGTGGAAGAAGATGTCGTAGGCCTCGCGGGTGACATAGCCGACGTGGGGCGTGAGGACGACGTTGTCGAGCGCGAGCAGGGGATGGTCGGCCGGCAGGGGCTCCACGTCGAAGACGTCGAGCCCAGCGCCGGCAATGCGGCGGGCGCGGAGCGCCTCGACCAGCGCCGCCTCGTCGACCACCGGGCCGCGGGAGGTATTGATCAGGAAGGCGGTGGGCTTCATCAGCGCCAGGTGACGGGCCGTGATCAGCCCCCGGGTCATGTCGGAGAGCCGCGTGTGGAGCGAGACCACGTCGCTCTCCCGCAACAGCGTCTCCAGCGGGGTGTAGGCCGCCCCGGCCGCGGTGGCGCGCGCGGGCGTGAGCGTCGGCCCCCACGCCAGCACCCGCATGCCGAGGAAGGTGCCGAAGGCCGCGATACGGCTGCCGATGCGCCCGAGGCCTACCACGCCCAGCGTCTTGCCGCTGAGCTCGACGCCGAATCCCGTCTGCCAGCGGCCCGCGCGCAGCGCGCGCTCCTCCTGGGGGATGCGCCGCACGGCGGCGAGGATGAGCCCCATGGTGAGCTCGATCGCCGCCACGCCGGAACCGCCGGTCTCGACGACGAGGACGCCACCCGCGGTGGCCGCGCTCACATCGACGTGACCGGAGTTGCGTCCGGTGAGCGCCAGCAGCCCGAGGGCCGGCAGCCGCCCCAGCAGCGACGCCCCGAAGCGGGTGCGCTCGCGGATGGGCACGAGGATCTCGTAGGGCCCGAGCCGCTTGGCCAGCGCGTCTTCACTCCCCAACGTGTCCCGATAGTGATCGACGGTGACCCGGCCCGCCAGCCGCTGCCAGCAGGGGAGCGCCAGCACCTCGCCCTGGTAGTCGTCGAGGACGGCGACGCGCTTCACCAGCTCACCGCGTGGGCCAACGACAGCTCGAACCGTCTGTCGTGCTGCACGACGCGCAGGCGCAGGTCGCGCGGCCCCTCGGCGGTCATCATCACCCGCCCCCGGTAGACGCCGGGTTCCGGCCCGGGGCCGAGCGGGGTGCCCACCGTGGCGCCGTCGGCCATCTGTCCGTGGAGGGTGACCGCGGCGCCCGTGAGCGGGCGGTCCGTGCTGTCGGAGAGCCGGATCGTGTAGACCGTCTCCGGGCCGTGGCCGGGGCGGCTCTGCACGTCGACGTGCACACCCTGCACGGTCGCCCGGAGCTGATGCGCGCTCACGTCGGCGGGCAGCGCGGAGGCCGTTTCGCGGTCTACCGGCCCGGGGCGCGGGGCCGGCGTCTCGCGGCCGCGGCCCGGAGCGCGGGGGGCCGGGCGGGCGCGGGCCGGGAGGCTCGAGGCCTCTTCACGCTCGGCGCGCGGCTCGACGCGCGCGCGCGTGGCCGCCCCCTCGGCGCTCGTCAAGCGCTCCTCGAGCGCCGCCAGCTCGCGGTTCAGCCGTTCTTCCAGCCGGCGCACATCCTCACGGAGCGCGGCGACCTCGCCGGTGTTGGCCGGGGGGGCCACGGCGGACCCGGCCGCGGCCAGCGGGGGGCTCGCTGCCGGCGCCTGGGCCTTGACCGCGATGACGGCGAGCATGGCGGCGGTGGCGAAGCATACGGCAGCCAGCGCGTGAGCGAACCGGGTGACGAAGAGCCGGTGGGAGGCGTCGTCGAGATCCTCGTCGCCCCCGGCCGTGAAGCCGTAGCGAAACACCTGCAAACACATGATGAACGCCCCCAGGGCGCTCACCACGATGATCCCGGGCAGGGCGTACTGAGCGAGTGCGGCCATGGTTGCCTCCCCCATACCGGCGAGGGTACCAGCGACCGCGGCCGCGGTACACTCTGCCGTCATGGAAAGCCGCAGGCTGGGCCGGACCGCGCTGGAGGTCTCCGTCATCGGCATGGGCACCTGGCAGAGCTACGATGTGCGCGATCCGGCGGCCGTCCAGCCTGTCACCGACGCCGTGCTCGCCCACGGCGTCACGTTCTTCGACTCCTCGCCCATGTACGGCGCCGCCGAGCGGGTGCTGGCCGAGACGTTGGGACGTCGCCGCAAGGAGGTGGTCATCGCCACCAAGGTCTGGGCCGGCTCGGCGTCCGAGGGGCGCGAGCAGATCCGACGCGCGCTCGAGTGGTACGGGGGCGTCGTGGACCTCTATCAGATCCACAACCTCGAGGCGTGGCCGACGCATCTGCCCTACCTGGAGGAGCTGAAGGCGCAGGGACGAATCCGCGCCATCGGCATCACCCACTGGAGCCCCACCCACTTCGACCGGATGGCCGAGATCATCGAGACGGGACGGGTCGAGACGATCCAGGTGCCGTACAACCCGCGGGAGCGCGAGGTCGAGCGCACGCTGCTGCCGCTGGCGGCGGCGCGGGGGCTCGGCGTCATCCTGATGCGGCCCCTCGGCCAGGGCGCCCTGGTCCGCACGGCGCCTCCGCCCCGGGAGCTGAAATTCCTCGAGGAGTACGGGCTGGACACCTGGGCCCAGGCCCTCCTGAACTGGGGCGTGAGCGACGCGCGCGCCAGCGTCAGCATCCCCGCCACGCGCGACACCCGCCATGCCGTCGACAATTGCGCGGTGGGGCGCGCCCGCCGCTTCGACGCCGCCGCCCGGGACCGGGTGGCGGCGCTGGCGGCACGGCTCTGACGGTCCGGGTCGGGACCTCCGGGTACAACTATCCGGAGTGGAAGGGCACCTTCTATCCGGCCGACCTGCCCGCCGCCAAAATGCTCGCGTACTACGCGGAGCGCTTCTCCGTCGTCGAGATCAACGCGACGTTCTACCGGATGCCGACGCCGAAGACGCTGGCGGTCTGGGCCGGCGCCACGCCGGCGGGCTTCACCTTCGCGCTCAAGGCGCCGCAGCGCATCACCCACTTCGCGCGCCTGCGGGACGTGGACGAGCCCGTGCGCTTCTTCTGCGACACCGCCTACACGCTGGGGCCGAAGCTGGGCCCGCTCCTCTTTCAGCTCCCGCCCAACTTCAAGAAGGAGCCGGGACGGCTGGCCGATCTCCTCGCGCTGCTGCCGCCGGGCCTGGCCTGCGCCTTCGAGTTCCGCCACCCGTCGTGGTTCACCGATGACGTTCTGGAGCGCCTGCGGGCGAAGAACGCGGCGCTCTGCATCGCCGACAGCGAGAAGGGCACGACGCCGCTGGTGGCGACCGCGGACTTCGGCTACCTGCGTCTCCGCGACGAGGGCTACACCGACGACGACCTCCGGCGCTGGGTGGAGACGCTCCG from the Candidatus Methylomirabilota bacterium genome contains:
- a CDS encoding aminotransferase class I/II-fold pyridoxal phosphate-dependent enzyme; translated protein: MRFETRAVHAGKEIDPTTGAVTPPIHLSTTFEREPDGSYPRGHLYARNSNPTREALERCLAEVESGASAAAFGSGTAATSAIFQALRPGDHVIAPGDVYHGTARLLREHFAPWGLQATFVDMTDAAQVAGALQPNTRLVWIETPSNPMLRITDIAAVVEIARRAGALTVCDNTIGTPVLQHPLEHGVDLVHHATTKYLAGHSDVMGGAVIARRREGVFESIRKVQVSGGAIPSPFDCWLILRSIRTLPYRVRAQSAHALAVARFLAGHRRVAAVHYPGLPTHPGHALAARQMAGFGGLLSFQVEGDGATALTVAAKLRLVTRATSYGGVESLIEHRASIEGPESRTPQNLLRLSIGLEHPDDLIEDLAQALG
- a CDS encoding D-2-hydroxyacid dehydrogenase family protein; this encodes MKRVAVLDDYQGEVLALPCWQRLAGRVTVDHYRDTLGSEDALAKRLGPYEILVPIRERTRFGASLLGRLPALGLLALTGRNSGHVDVSAATAGGVLVVETGGSGVAAIELTMGLILAAVRRIPQEERALRAGRWQTGFGVELSGKTLGVVGLGRIGSRIAAFGTFLGMRVLAWGPTLTPARATAAGAAYTPLETLLRESDVVSLHTRLSDMTRGLITARHLALMKPTAFLINTSRGPVVDEAALVEALRARRIAGAGLDVFDVEPLPADHPLLALDNVVLTPHVGYVTREAYDIFFHQAVENIEMYLDGKVPPRALNPEVRQRR
- a CDS encoding aldo/keto reductase; the protein is MESRRLGRTALEVSVIGMGTWQSYDVRDPAAVQPVTDAVLAHGVTFFDSSPMYGAAERVLAETLGRRRKEVVIATKVWAGSASEGREQIRRALEWYGGVVDLYQIHNLEAWPTHLPYLEELKAQGRIRAIGITHWSPTHFDRMAEIIETGRVETIQVPYNPREREVERTLLPLAAARGLGVILMRPLGQGALVRTAPPPRELKFLEEYGLDTWAQALLNWGVSDARASVSIPATRDTRHAVDNCAVGRARRFDAAARDRVAALAARL
- a CDS encoding DUF72 domain-containing protein, which gives rise to MTVRVGTSGYNYPEWKGTFYPADLPAAKMLAYYAERFSVVEINATFYRMPTPKTLAVWAGATPAGFTFALKAPQRITHFARLRDVDEPVRFFCDTAYTLGPKLGPLLFQLPPNFKKEPGRLADLLALLPPGLACAFEFRHPSWFTDDVLERLRAKNAALCIADSEKGTTPLVATADFGYLRLRDEGYTDDDLRRWVETLRRVGAGWRQTFVFFKHEESGTGPAFARRFEALLAE